The sequence CAGCGACGAAGCGCGCGAAAAGTGCGCTCCGCCACGGATATGGGGTTACGCTCTTCCCACACCGAGGTCCTCCCGGATCTCCACGTCACCAGCAAGAGAACAAGAGGTAAGAACAGTGGCTCTCCCTCCCCTCACCCCTGAGCAGCGGGCCGAGGCCCTGAAGAAGGCCGCCGAGGCTCGTCGCGAGCGCGCCGCCATCAAGGCCCGCCTGAAGGACAGCGCCGGCCATCGCGGCGAGGAGATCAAGAAGGTCCTCGACGAGGCCGAGAACAACGAGATCGTGGGTCGTCTCCGCGTCTCCGCCCTGCTGGAGGCCCTGCCCGGCGTCGGCAAGGTCAAGGCGCAGCAGATCATGGAGGAGATCGGCATCTCGCCCTCCCGCAAGATCCGCGGCCTCGGCTCCCACCAGGCAGAGAAGCTCGTCGCGCACTTCACCGAGTGAACGAGTCCACCACCGGGGCCGGCGCCGTCACGGCGCCGGCCCCGGTCACCGTCCTGGCCGGTCCCACCGCCGTGGGCAAGGGCACCGTCTCCGCGGCGATCCGTGCCCGCTATCCCGAGATCTGGCTGTCCGTCTCCGCGACCACCCGGGCGCCGCGCCCCGGTGAGATCGACGGCGTGCACTACCGCTTCGTCAGCGAGGAGGAGTTCAGCGCGCTGATCGACTCCGGGCAGATGCTCGAGTGGGCCGTGGTGCACGGCCGCAACAAGTACGGCACCCCGCGCGGGCCCGTCGACGAGAAGGTCGCCGAGGGCCGCCCCGTGCTGCTCGAGATCGACCTGGCCGGCGCCCGGCAGGTGCGGGAGTCCCTGCCCGAGGCGCGCTTCGTGTTCCTCGCCCCGCCGGACTGGGAGACCCTCGTCGACCGCCTGGTGGGCCGGGGCACCGAGGGTGCCGAGGAGCGCGAGCGCCGCCTGGCCACCGCCCGGGTGGAGCTCGCCGCCGAGGGGGAGTTCGACGTCACGATCGTCAACGACACCGTGGATCGCGCGGCCGACGAGCTCGCCCGCCTCCTCGGGGTGCGCGACCTCACCTGACCAGGGCACTCCGCCCCCTCGCCCCCGGGCGCGGAAGGGCGTATCCTGAAGCGTCGCACGTCATATCTCACGAAGGGACATCCGTGGCCGGAACAGTCGCACAGCCCGAAGGCATCACGAACCCCCCGATCGATCGTCTCCTGGAGACCGTCGACTCGAAGTACGCCCTGGTCCTGTACGGCTCCCAGCGCGCCCGCCAGATCAACGCGTACTACTCGCAGCTCTCCGAGGGCCTGCTCGAGTTCGTCGGTCCCCTCGTGGACGTCGAGAACCAGGAGAAGTCGCTCTCGATCGCCCTGCGCGAGATCGACGAGGGCCTGCTCACGGTCCGCGAGATCGACGAGGAGGAGTACGCCGCGCAGAACGAGCCGGATCCCAACGCCCCGGCCCCGCTGCTGCTCGGCGACGACGCCCCCGAGGTCCCGCCGACCGACTTCCCGCTCTGACCCCGGCCCCCGCCGGTTGATCCGATGAGCAGCGTGCTGCGCACCCTCGCCGGTGCCCGCGTCCTGGTCGGCGTCGGCGGAGGCATCGCCGCCTACAAGACCGCGCACCTGGTGCGCGGTCTTGTCGGTGAAGGGGCCGATGTCCGCGTCGTCCCCACCGCCTCCTCCCTCGAGTTCGTGGGTGCCGCGACCTGGGAGGCGCTCAGCCACCACGAGGTCCTCACCTCCGTGTTCGAGGACGTCGACGAGGTCGCGCACGTCCGCTTCGGCCAGGAGGCGGATCTGCTCGTCATCGCCCCCGCGACCGCCGATCTGCTCGCGCGGCTGCGCATCGGCCGCGCGGACGACATGCTCACCGCCTCCGCGCTCGTCACCCGGGCACCGCTCGTCGTGGCTCCTGCGATGCACACGGAGATGTGGGAGCACCCCTCCACCCGCGAGAACGTGGCAGTGCTGCGCGAGCGCGGCGTCACCGTGCTCGAGCCCGCCGTCGGCCGCCTCACCGGCCCTGATTCCGGGCCCGGCCGGCTGCCCGAGCCGGAGGCGCTGCTCGCCGCCGCGCGGGCCGCGATCGCCGCCCCCCGCGACGCCGCCGGCGCGGTGCGCCGCGACCTCCTCGGCCGCGAGCTGCTGATCACCGCGGGAGGCACCCGCGAAGACCTCGACCCGGTGCGCTTCCTCGCCAACCACTCCTCGGGCAAGCAGGGCTGGGCCCTCGCCCATGCCGCCCTGGTGCGCGGTGCCCGGGTGCGCCTGGCCGCCGCGAACGTGGACCTCGAGACCCCGCCCGGCGCGCAGCGTCTGGACGTGGGCAGCGCCGCCGAGCTCGCCGAGCTGGTCGCCGAGCACCGCGGGCAGGTCGACGCCCTGGTGATGGCGGCCGCGGTCGCGGATTTCACCGCTGCGGACCGCGCAGACTCCAAGATCAAGAAGGACGACGGCGACGAGGACTCCGTGCCCGCGATCGCCCTGCGCCGCAC comes from Brachybacterium faecium DSM 4810 and encodes:
- a CDS encoding guanylate kinase (PFAM: Guanylate kinase~TIGRFAM: guanylate kinase), translated to MNESTTGAGAVTAPAPVTVLAGPTAVGKGTVSAAIRARYPEIWLSVSATTRAPRPGEIDGVHYRFVSEEEFSALIDSGQMLEWAVVHGRNKYGTPRGPVDEKVAEGRPVLLEIDLAGARQVRESLPEARFVFLAPPDWETLVDRLVGRGTEGAEERERRLATARVELAAEGEFDVTIVNDTVDRAADELARLLGVRDLT
- a CDS encoding DNA-directed RNA polymerase subunit omega (PFAM: RNA polymerase Rpb6~TIGRFAM: DNA-directed RNA polymerase, omega subunit) encodes the protein MAGTVAQPEGITNPPIDRLLETVDSKYALVLYGSQRARQINAYYSQLSEGLLEFVGPLVDVENQEKSLSIALREIDEGLLTVREIDEEEYAAQNEPDPNAPAPLLLGDDAPEVPPTDFPL
- a CDS encoding Phosphopantothenate-cysteine ligase /Phosphopantothenoylcysteine decarboxylase (PFAM: DNA / pantothenate metabolism flavoprotein; Flavoprotein~TIGRFAM: phosphopantothenoylcysteine decarboxylase/phosphopantothenate--cysteine ligase, prokaryotic); this encodes MSSVLRTLAGARVLVGVGGGIAAYKTAHLVRGLVGEGADVRVVPTASSLEFVGAATWEALSHHEVLTSVFEDVDEVAHVRFGQEADLLVIAPATADLLARLRIGRADDMLTASALVTRAPLVVAPAMHTEMWEHPSTRENVAVLRERGVTVLEPAVGRLTGPDSGPGRLPEPEALLAAARAAIAAPRDAAGAVRRDLLGRELLITAGGTREDLDPVRFLANHSSGKQGWALAHAALVRGARVRLAAANVDLETPPGAQRLDVGSAAELAELVAEHRGQVDALVMAAAVADFTAADRADSKIKKDDGDEDSVPAIALRRTQDILRHSVLDRAERGGARPAIVGFAAETGGEGGSALDLARAKARRKGADLLVFNDITGGVFGAADNSVRVLDREGEEVSHTSGSKTAVAHAVLDELLPHLPEVP